In one Kitasatospora cineracea genomic region, the following are encoded:
- the ftsH gene encoding ATP-dependent zinc metalloprotease FtsH: protein MDVKRYFRAPIMWVVLAALAVFALMELVSDSSGYKTADTGQIVSAIDNNQVKSAQLTTGDSNLIKIQLQDGQKLKAGSNGKSPSGTRFQASYTGEQQAADLAKTLQDKYAGGQIADGYTVSPEKQSTIVSLLFSMLPIVIIVLVFLFLMNQMQGGGSRVMQFGKSKAKLLTKDTPKTTFADVAGADEAVEELHEIKEFLQEPAKFQAVGAKIPKGVLLYGPPGTGKTLLARAVAGEAGVPFYSISGSDFVEMFVGVGASRVRDLFEQAKANAPAIIFVDEIDAVGRHRGAGLGGGHDEREQTLNQLLVEMDGFDVKGGVILIAATNRPDILDPALLRPGRFDRQIAVDRPDLQGRLDILKVHQKGKPIAPDVDLSAVAKRTPGFTGADLSNVLNEAALLTARSEKKLIDNQMLDEAIDRVVAGPQKRSRIMSEKEKKITAYHEGGHALVAAACNYSDPVHKITILSRGRALGYTMVLPDEDKYSTTRNEMLDQLSYMLGGRAAEELVFHDPTTGASNDIEKATATARAMVTQYGMSERLGAIKFGSSDSEPFLGREMGHQRDYSEEVAGLVDEEVKKLIETAHNDAWEILVENRDVLDNLVLELLEKETLNKEQIAEIFTPVIKRPPRPAWTGSARRTPSTRPPVQSPKELALTNGAAPTAGDPVDVVKLPPVDGGQVES from the coding sequence ATGGACGTCAAGCGATACTTCCGTGCGCCGATCATGTGGGTCGTGCTGGCCGCCCTCGCCGTGTTCGCGTTGATGGAGCTCGTCTCGGATTCGAGCGGCTACAAGACTGCGGACACCGGGCAGATCGTCAGCGCCATCGACAACAACCAGGTGAAGTCGGCGCAGCTCACCACCGGTGACTCGAACCTCATCAAGATCCAGCTGCAGGACGGTCAGAAGCTGAAGGCCGGCTCGAACGGCAAGTCGCCGTCCGGCACCCGCTTCCAGGCCTCCTACACCGGCGAGCAGCAGGCCGCCGATCTGGCCAAGACCCTGCAGGACAAGTACGCCGGCGGGCAGATCGCCGACGGTTACACGGTCAGCCCCGAGAAGCAGTCGACGATCGTCAGTCTGCTCTTCTCGATGCTCCCGATCGTGATCATCGTCCTGGTCTTCCTGTTCCTGATGAACCAGATGCAGGGCGGCGGCTCCCGGGTCATGCAGTTCGGCAAGTCCAAGGCCAAGCTGCTCACCAAGGACACCCCGAAGACCACCTTCGCGGACGTCGCGGGCGCCGACGAGGCGGTCGAGGAGCTCCACGAGATCAAGGAGTTCCTGCAGGAGCCGGCCAAGTTCCAGGCGGTCGGCGCCAAGATCCCCAAGGGCGTGCTGCTGTACGGCCCGCCCGGCACCGGCAAGACCCTGCTGGCCCGCGCCGTCGCGGGCGAGGCGGGCGTGCCGTTCTACTCGATCTCCGGCTCCGACTTCGTCGAGATGTTCGTCGGCGTCGGCGCCAGCCGCGTCCGCGACCTGTTCGAGCAGGCCAAGGCGAACGCCCCGGCGATCATCTTCGTCGACGAGATCGACGCCGTCGGCCGGCACCGCGGTGCGGGCCTCGGCGGCGGCCACGACGAGCGCGAGCAGACCCTCAACCAGCTGCTGGTCGAGATGGACGGCTTCGACGTCAAGGGCGGCGTCATCCTGATCGCCGCCACCAACCGCCCCGACATCCTGGACCCGGCGCTGCTGCGCCCCGGCCGCTTCGACCGGCAGATCGCGGTCGACCGTCCGGACCTCCAGGGCCGGCTGGACATCCTCAAGGTGCACCAGAAGGGCAAGCCGATCGCGCCGGACGTCGACCTGTCGGCCGTCGCCAAGCGCACCCCCGGCTTCACCGGCGCCGACCTGTCGAACGTGCTGAACGAGGCGGCGCTGCTCACCGCGCGCTCCGAGAAGAAGCTGATCGACAACCAGATGCTGGACGAGGCGATCGACCGCGTCGTGGCCGGTCCGCAGAAGCGCTCGCGGATCATGTCCGAGAAGGAGAAGAAGATCACCGCGTACCACGAGGGCGGCCACGCCCTGGTCGCGGCGGCCTGCAACTACTCCGACCCGGTGCACAAGATCACCATCCTGTCCCGGGGCCGCGCCCTGGGCTACACGATGGTGCTGCCGGACGAGGACAAGTACTCGACCACCCGCAACGAGATGCTCGACCAGCTGTCCTACATGCTGGGCGGCCGGGCGGCGGAGGAGCTGGTCTTCCACGACCCGACCACCGGCGCCTCGAACGACATCGAGAAGGCCACCGCCACCGCGCGGGCCATGGTCACCCAGTACGGCATGAGCGAGCGCCTCGGCGCGATCAAGTTCGGCTCCTCCGACTCCGAGCCGTTCCTCGGCCGCGAGATGGGCCACCAGCGCGACTACTCGGAAGAGGTCGCCGGGCTGGTGGACGAGGAGGTCAAGAAGCTGATCGAGACGGCGCACAACGACGCCTGGGAGATCCTGGTCGAGAACCGGGACGTGCTCGACAACCTGGTCCTCGAGCTGCTGGAGAAGGAGACGCTGAACAAGGAGCAGATCGCCGAGATCTTCACTCCGGTGATCAAGCGTCCCCCGCGTCCGGCCTGGACCGGGTCGGCCCGCCGCACCCCGTCCACCCGGCCGCCGGTGCAGTCGCCGAAGGAGCTGGCGCTGACCAACGGCGCCGCGCCGACCGCGGGCGACCCGGTCGACGTCGTGAAGCTCCCGCCGGTCGACGGCGGCCAGGTCGAGAGCTGA
- the hpt gene encoding hypoxanthine phosphoribosyltransferase, translating to MGADLAKVLISKDEIDAKLAELAARIDQDYAGKDLLLVGVLKGAVMVMADLARTLHSQVTMDWMAVSSYGMGTKSSGVVRILKDLDTDIAGKDVLIVEDIIDSGLTLSWLLGNLGSRGPASLKVCTLLRKPDAAKVEIDVEYVGFDIPNEFVVGYGLDYAEKLRNLPFIGTLAPHVYGG from the coding sequence ATGGGCGCAGACCTCGCGAAGGTGCTCATCAGCAAGGACGAGATCGACGCCAAGCTGGCGGAGCTGGCCGCACGGATCGATCAGGACTACGCGGGGAAGGACCTGCTGCTGGTCGGCGTCCTCAAGGGCGCCGTGATGGTGATGGCCGACCTGGCCCGGACGCTGCACAGCCAGGTGACCATGGACTGGATGGCGGTCTCCTCGTACGGGATGGGCACCAAGTCCTCCGGCGTGGTCCGGATCCTCAAGGACCTGGACACCGACATCGCCGGCAAGGACGTGCTGATCGTCGAGGACATCATCGACTCCGGTCTGACGCTGTCCTGGCTGCTCGGCAACCTGGGTTCGCGCGGCCCGGCCTCGCTCAAGGTGTGCACCCTGCTGCGCAAGCCGGACGCCGCCAAGGTGGAGATCGACGTCGAGTACGTCGGCTTCGACATCCCCAACGAGTTCGTGGTCGGCTACGGCCTGGACTACGCCGAGAAGCTGCGCAACCTGCCGTTCATCGGCACGCTGGCGCCGCACGTCTACGGCGGCTGA
- the tilS gene encoding tRNA lysidine(34) synthetase TilS, with product MGPHPAVAAIRLAVRRTLAELAAEAGVVPGGQDRPRTPAPVPVPALAGTATVPGTLIGNARRHPSGLPRTPAAPGSPLVLVAVSGGADSMALATATAFEAPKLGLRVGAVTVDHGLQDGSAERAEQVAVRLRELGLDPVEAVAVRVGRGGGPENAARDARYAALDLAAERHGALAVLLGHTRDDQAETVLLGLARGSGARSLAGMPAQKGRYRRPLLELDRAATRQACAAQSIPVWDDPHNADPAYTRSRVRHEVLPVLEKHLGGGVVEALARTARLFRDDADALDQWAALAERDLRSPDGALDVGKLAELPPAVRRRVLRRAALRAGCPAGDLFARHLETVDLLVTGWRGQGPLHLPGGVEAVRRCGTLVFRRQGG from the coding sequence ATGGGCCCACACCCCGCTGTCGCGGCGATACGCCTCGCCGTCCGCCGTACCCTTGCCGAACTCGCCGCGGAGGCGGGTGTCGTCCCCGGCGGGCAGGACCGCCCGCGGACGCCCGCGCCGGTGCCGGTGCCCGCGCTGGCCGGCACCGCGACGGTGCCCGGCACGCTGATCGGCAACGCCCGCCGGCACCCCTCCGGCCTGCCCCGCACGCCCGCCGCGCCCGGCTCCCCGCTGGTGCTGGTGGCGGTCTCCGGCGGCGCCGACTCGATGGCGCTGGCCACCGCCACCGCCTTCGAGGCCCCCAAGCTCGGCCTGCGGGTCGGCGCGGTGACCGTCGACCACGGCCTGCAGGACGGCTCGGCCGAGCGCGCCGAGCAGGTCGCCGTCCGGCTGCGCGAACTCGGCCTGGACCCGGTGGAGGCGGTCGCCGTCCGGGTGGGCCGCGGGGGCGGCCCGGAGAACGCCGCCCGGGACGCCCGCTACGCCGCGCTCGACCTGGCCGCCGAGCGCCACGGCGCGCTCGCCGTGCTGCTCGGCCACACCCGCGACGACCAGGCGGAGACCGTGCTGCTGGGCCTGGCCCGCGGCTCCGGGGCCCGCTCGCTGGCCGGGATGCCCGCCCAGAAGGGCCGCTACCGCCGCCCGCTGCTGGAGCTGGACCGGGCCGCCACCCGGCAGGCCTGCGCCGCGCAGTCCATCCCGGTCTGGGACGACCCGCACAACGCCGACCCGGCCTACACCCGCTCCCGGGTCCGGCACGAGGTGCTGCCGGTGCTGGAGAAGCACCTGGGCGGCGGCGTGGTGGAGGCGCTGGCCCGCACCGCCCGGCTGTTCCGCGACGACGCCGACGCCCTCGACCAGTGGGCCGCCCTGGCCGAGCGCGACCTGCGCTCCCCGGACGGCGCCCTGGACGTGGGCAAGCTCGCCGAACTGCCCCCCGCCGTGCGCCGCCGGGTGCTGCGCCGGGCCGCACTGCGCGCGGGCTGCCCGGCCGGCGACCTGTTCGCCCGCCACCTGGAGACGGTGGACCTGCTGGTCACCGGCTGGCGCGGCCAGGGCCCGCTGCACCTACCCGGGGGCGTCGAAGCCGTGCGCCGGTGTGGCACGCTGGTGTTTCGGAGGCAGGGCGGCTGA
- a CDS encoding zinc-dependent metalloprotease yields MTSASGGAEMIDWNLAVATAVRLARPGPRIGRDEARAAVAELRRHAAEAERHVREYTGMGSASAAGTPVLVVDRPGWVRANVAGFRTVVRPLTEKLAARREGGGLGAAAGAAGAKATGVEVGVVLAFLSAKVLGQYETFAPAELPSAPDTPEGLFDQPRRGLPVPPGRLLLVAPNIVQVERELDVAPHDFRLWVCLHEETHRTQFSAVPWLRDHIQSEVQDFLAQTDVDPAAFLERLREALGGLPVPGLGGTRREGGVPSVTDLVQTPAQREILARLTAVMSLLEGHADVVMDGVGPAVVPSVAEIREKFQRRRDRGSGRLDLALRRLLGMDAKLRQYQDGAVFVRGVVERVGMDGFNRVWTSPNTLPTKEEVHDPGSWVARVIG; encoded by the coding sequence ATGACGAGCGCGAGCGGCGGTGCGGAGATGATCGACTGGAACCTCGCGGTGGCGACCGCGGTGCGGCTCGCCCGGCCGGGGCCGCGGATCGGTCGGGACGAGGCCCGGGCCGCCGTCGCCGAGCTGCGCCGGCACGCCGCGGAGGCCGAGCGGCACGTGCGCGAGTACACCGGCATGGGGTCGGCCTCGGCGGCGGGCACCCCGGTGCTGGTGGTGGACCGGCCGGGCTGGGTGCGGGCCAACGTGGCGGGCTTCCGGACGGTGGTGCGGCCGCTGACCGAGAAGCTGGCGGCCCGCCGGGAGGGCGGCGGGCTCGGCGCGGCGGCCGGCGCGGCCGGCGCGAAGGCCACCGGGGTGGAGGTCGGCGTGGTGCTGGCCTTCCTGTCGGCGAAGGTGCTCGGCCAGTACGAGACCTTCGCCCCGGCCGAGCTGCCGAGCGCCCCGGACACCCCGGAGGGCCTGTTCGACCAGCCGCGGCGCGGTCTGCCCGTCCCGCCCGGGCGGCTGCTGCTGGTGGCGCCGAACATCGTCCAGGTGGAGCGCGAACTCGACGTCGCCCCGCACGACTTCCGGCTCTGGGTGTGCCTGCACGAGGAGACCCACCGGACCCAGTTCAGCGCGGTGCCCTGGCTGCGCGACCATATCCAGTCCGAGGTGCAGGACTTCCTGGCGCAGACCGACGTCGACCCGGCGGCCTTCCTGGAGCGGCTGCGCGAGGCGCTCGGCGGCCTGCCCGTCCCGGGCCTGGGCGGCACCCGGCGGGAGGGCGGCGTGCCCAGCGTGACCGACCTGGTGCAGACGCCCGCGCAGCGGGAGATCCTGGCCCGGCTGACGGCGGTGATGTCGCTGCTGGAGGGCCACGCGGACGTGGTGATGGACGGGGTGGGACCGGCGGTGGTGCCCTCGGTGGCGGAGATCCGGGAGAAGTTCCAGCGCCGCCGCGACCGCGGCAGCGGCCGCCTCGACCTGGCGCTGCGCCGGCTGCTCGGGATGGACGCCAAGCTGCGGCAGTACCAGGACGGCGCGGTGTTCGTCCGCGGCGTGGTGGAGCGGGTCGGGATGGACGGCTTCAACCGGGTGTGGACCTCGCCGAACACGCTGCCGACCAAGGAGGAGGTCCACGACCCGGGCTCCTGGGTGGCCCGGGTGATCGGTTGA
- the dacB gene encoding D-alanyl-D-alanine carboxypeptidase/D-alanyl-D-alanine endopeptidase produces MGRGRRAALAAALGVVLAAGALTADPALAQPTPSAGHGRHADEGSQDGDRGGDRQGDGRGDDKDGGRSDGRGGGEQRRDDRHRAVPLKGPVLAEGDAADSKAPTDDGLRTALGGTVQDKALGTLNFAVADAATGEFLFGAQESTPATPASTTKLATAVAALALLPAGHRIATTVVRAAPGEITLVGGGDPTLTALPADQVRIGGLPADQDSAPASMADLAHRTATALKAAGTTEVKLSYDTSLYTGPLLHRDHDAMNIAAVTPLMVDEGRIDPRSPDEAPARVFDPAGQAADSFAGFLGAEGVTVRGKPAAAAAPAEAAELARVESPTIGRLVERMLTTSDNTLAEAVARQAAVAAKQPASFEGAAKAVTDELAGLGVPLDGVLLTDGSGLAKANLIPPITLVKLLAVAAAPAHPELRPVITGLPVAGFSGTLVNRFGAKSGAGEAAGIVRAKTGTLQGVNTLAGTVVDADGRVLAFALMTRTDADPAAARAAVDRIVARIAACGC; encoded by the coding sequence GTGGGACGCGGGCGCAGAGCCGCCCTCGCGGCCGCGCTGGGGGTGGTGCTGGCGGCCGGGGCGCTCACCGCGGACCCGGCCCTCGCCCAGCCCACGCCGAGCGCCGGGCACGGCCGGCACGCCGACGAGGGCAGTCAGGACGGCGACCGGGGCGGCGACCGGCAGGGCGACGGCCGCGGGGACGACAAGGACGGCGGCAGGAGCGACGGCCGGGGCGGCGGCGAGCAGCGCCGCGACGACCGGCACCGGGCCGTCCCGCTCAAGGGCCCGGTGCTGGCCGAGGGCGACGCCGCCGACAGCAAGGCGCCGACCGACGACGGGCTGCGCACCGCGCTCGGCGGCACCGTCCAGGACAAGGCGCTGGGCACCCTGAACTTCGCGGTCGCCGACGCCGCCACCGGCGAGTTCCTGTTCGGCGCCCAGGAGAGCACCCCGGCCACCCCCGCCTCCACCACCAAGCTCGCCACCGCGGTCGCCGCGCTCGCCCTGCTGCCCGCCGGGCACCGGATCGCCACCACCGTGGTCCGCGCCGCCCCCGGCGAGATCACCCTGGTCGGCGGCGGCGACCCCACCCTGACCGCGCTGCCCGCCGACCAGGTCCGGATCGGCGGCCTGCCGGCCGACCAGGACAGCGCCCCCGCCTCGATGGCCGACCTGGCCCACCGCACCGCCACCGCGCTGAAGGCCGCCGGCACCACCGAGGTGAAGCTCTCGTACGACACCTCGCTGTACACCGGTCCGCTGCTGCACCGTGACCACGACGCGATGAACATCGCCGCGGTCACCCCGCTGATGGTCGACGAGGGCCGGATCGACCCGCGCTCGCCCGACGAGGCCCCGGCCCGGGTGTTCGACCCGGCCGGGCAGGCCGCCGACTCCTTCGCCGGCTTCCTCGGGGCCGAGGGCGTCACCGTGCGGGGCAAGCCCGCCGCGGCCGCCGCGCCCGCCGAGGCCGCCGAACTGGCCCGGGTGGAGTCGCCGACGATCGGCCGGCTGGTCGAGCGGATGCTCACCACCTCCGACAACACGCTGGCCGAGGCGGTCGCCCGGCAGGCCGCGGTCGCCGCGAAGCAGCCCGCCAGCTTCGAGGGCGCGGCGAAGGCGGTCACCGACGAGCTGGCCGGGCTCGGGGTGCCGCTGGACGGCGTGCTGCTCACCGACGGCAGCGGCCTGGCCAAGGCCAACCTGATCCCGCCGATCACCCTGGTGAAGCTGCTCGCGGTGGCCGCCGCCCCCGCCCACCCGGAGCTGCGCCCGGTGATCACCGGCCTCCCGGTGGCCGGTTTCTCCGGCACCCTGGTGAACCGTTTCGGTGCGAAGTCCGGCGCCGGGGAGGCCGCCGGCATCGTCCGGGCCAAGACCGGCACCCTCCAGGGCGTCAACACCCTGGCCGGCACCGTGGTCGACGCCGACGGCCGGGTGCTGGCCTTCGCCCTGATGACCCGCACCGACGCCGACCCGGCCGCCGCCCGCGCCGCCGTGGACCGGATCGTCGCCCGGATCGCCGCCTGCGGCTGCTGA
- a CDS encoding inorganic diphosphatase — translation MEFDVLIEIPKGSRNKYEVDHETGRLRLDRMLFTSTRYPADYGYVEGTLADDGDPLDALVILEEPTFPGCLIKCRAIGMFHMTDEAGGDDKLLCVPATDPRWSHLQDLQDVSEFDRLEIQHFFEVYKDLEPGKSVQGADWVGRAEAEAEITASIKRLEEQGGH, via the coding sequence TTGGAGTTCGACGTCCTGATCGAGATCCCGAAGGGCTCGCGCAACAAGTACGAGGTCGACCATGAGACCGGTCGGCTCCGTCTGGACCGCATGCTCTTCACCTCGACCCGCTACCCGGCCGACTACGGCTACGTCGAAGGCACCCTCGCGGACGACGGCGACCCGCTGGACGCGCTGGTCATCCTGGAGGAGCCGACCTTCCCGGGCTGCCTGATCAAGTGCCGCGCCATCGGGATGTTCCACATGACCGACGAGGCCGGCGGCGACGACAAGCTGCTGTGCGTCCCGGCGACCGACCCGCGCTGGTCGCACCTGCAGGACCTGCAGGACGTGTCGGAGTTCGACCGCCTGGAGATCCAGCACTTCTTCGAGGTCTACAAGGACCTGGAGCCCGGCAAGTCCGTCCAGGGCGCCGACTGGGTCGGCCGCGCCGAGGCCGAGGCCGAGATCACGGCCTCGATCAAGCGCCTGGAGGAGCAGGGCGGCCACTGA
- a CDS encoding dodecin has translation MTDHTYRVTEIVGSSHEGVDAAIRNGLARANRTLRNLDWFEVVQVRGHLKDGEVEHYQVGLKVGFRLDDNDGA, from the coding sequence ATGACCGACCACACCTACCGGGTCACCGAGATCGTCGGCTCCTCGCACGAGGGCGTGGACGCCGCCATCCGCAACGGCCTGGCCCGGGCGAACCGGACGCTGCGCAACCTGGACTGGTTCGAGGTGGTCCAGGTCCGCGGCCACCTCAAGGACGGCGAGGTCGAGCACTACCAGGTCGGCCTCAAGGTCGGCTTCCGGCTCGACGACAACGACGGCGCCTGA
- a CDS encoding asparaginase, with product MSQSALPALAEVIRSGFTEGRHRGSLVLLDADGAVEYALGTPELPVYPRSTAKPFQAVATLRAGLDLHGEQLALAASSHSAEPFHRAAVRRVLADAGLTEAALRLPADLPLDQVEAEELLRSGGERAPILMDCSGKHAAWLAASAANGWDLEGYLDPAHPIQRLARTALEEATGERAAHLGTDGCGAPLLAVSLTGLARGYRALLLAGPGTEQRRVADAMRAHPEYVAGTRRADTWLMRAVPGALSKMGAEAVQVVALADGRALAFKIEDGAERARGPVLAAALRRLGVQDPVLERIAAAPLHGGGNVVGEVRAAF from the coding sequence GTGTCGCAGTCCGCCCTGCCCGCCCTCGCCGAGGTCATACGCTCCGGTTTCACCGAGGGCCGCCACCGCGGTTCGCTGGTCCTGCTCGACGCCGACGGCGCCGTCGAGTACGCGCTCGGCACCCCCGAACTGCCGGTCTACCCGCGCTCCACCGCCAAGCCCTTCCAGGCGGTGGCCACCCTGCGGGCCGGCCTCGACCTGCACGGCGAACAGCTCGCGCTGGCCGCCTCCAGCCACTCCGCCGAACCCTTCCACCGCGCCGCCGTGCGCCGGGTGCTGGCCGACGCCGGCCTCACCGAGGCCGCCCTGCGGCTGCCCGCCGACCTGCCGCTGGACCAGGTCGAGGCGGAGGAACTGCTGCGCTCCGGCGGGGAGCGCGCCCCGATCCTGATGGACTGCTCCGGCAAGCACGCCGCCTGGCTGGCCGCCTCCGCCGCCAACGGCTGGGACCTGGAGGGCTACCTCGACCCGGCCCACCCGATCCAGCGGCTGGCCCGCACCGCCCTGGAGGAGGCCACCGGCGAGCGCGCCGCCCACCTGGGCACCGACGGCTGCGGCGCCCCGCTGCTGGCCGTCTCGCTGACCGGCCTGGCCCGCGGCTACCGCGCCCTGCTGCTGGCCGGCCCCGGCACCGAGCAGCGCCGGGTCGCCGACGCGATGCGCGCCCACCCCGAGTACGTGGCCGGCACCCGCCGGGCCGACACCTGGCTGATGCGGGCGGTGCCCGGCGCGCTGTCCAAGATGGGCGCCGAGGCCGTCCAGGTGGTGGCGCTGGCCGACGGCCGGGCGCTCGCCTTCAAGATCGAGGACGGCGCGGAGCGCGCCCGCGGCCCGGTGCTGGCCGCCGCACTGCGCCGCCTGGGCGTCCAGGACCCGGTGCTGGAGCGGATCGCCGCCGCCCCGCTGCACGGCGGCGGGAACGTGGTCGGCGAGGTCCGCGCGGCGTTCTGA